From the Pseudomonas baltica genome, one window contains:
- the mfd gene encoding transcription-repair coupling factor, whose translation MPVLRLPLLPTAAQKTASKQLWGNLPGAALSLAIAEAASAAKRFTLLLTADSQSADRLEQELRFFAPELPVLHFPDWETLPYDLFSPHQDIISQRISSLYRLPELVHGVLVVPITTALHRLAPTQFLLGSSLVLDVGQRLDVEQMRTRLEASGYRYVDTVYEHGEFTVRGALIDLFPMGSKLPYRIDLFDDEIETLRTFDPETQRSIDKVESIRLLPAREFPLQKDEVTRFKARFRERFDVDFRRSPIFQDLSSGITPAGIEYYLPLFFESTSTLFDYLPQDTQVFSLPGIEQAAEQFWNDVRNRYEERRIDPMRPLLPPAELFLPVEDCFARLKTWPRVIASQAEVEGAQSFPASALPDLAIQAKAANPLAALSGYIEQFPGRVLFTAESAGRREVLLELLDRLKLKPQTVDGWHEFVSSKARLAITIAPLDDGLQLNDPALALIAESPLFGQRVMQRRRREKRSDGSNDAVIKNLTELREGAPVVHIDHGVGRYLGLATLEIEGQAAEFLTLEYAESAKLYVPVANLHLIARYTGSDDALAPLHRLGSEAWQKAKRKAAEQVRDVAAELLDIYARRAARVGYAFADPALDYETFSAGFPFEETPDQQTAIEAVREDMLAAKPMDRLVCGDVGFGKTEVAMRAAFIAVHGGKQVAILVPTTLLAQQHYNSFRDRFADWPVRVEVMSRFKSTKEVNDAVVELAEGKIDIVIGTHKLLQDDVKIKNLGLVIIDEEHRFGVRQKEQMKNLRSEVDILTLTATPIPRTLNMAVSGMRDLSIIATPPARRLSVRTFVMEQNKSTVKEALLRELLRGGQVYYLHNDVKTIEKCAADLVELVPEARIGIGHGQMRERDLEQVMSDFYHKRFNVLIASTIIETGIDVPSANTIIIERADKFGLAQLHQLRGRVGRSHHQAYAYLLTPPRQQITGDAEKRLEAIANTQDLGAGFVLATNDLEIRGAGELLGEGQSGQIQAVGFTLYMEMLERAVKAIRKGEQPNLDQPLGGGPEVNLRVPALIPDDYLPDVHTRLILYKRIASAADEEGLKDLQVEMIDRFGLLPEPTKNLVRITLLKLQAEKLGIKKIDGGPQGGRLEFAAETPVDPLTLIKLIQSQPKRYKFEGATLFKFIVPMERPEERFNVVEALLERLTPASS comes from the coding sequence GTGCCTGTCCTGCGTCTACCGCTACTCCCTACCGCCGCGCAAAAAACCGCGAGCAAACAGCTCTGGGGCAACCTGCCCGGGGCCGCCCTGAGCCTGGCCATCGCCGAAGCGGCGAGCGCGGCCAAGCGTTTCACCCTGCTGCTGACGGCCGACAGCCAGAGCGCCGACCGCCTCGAACAGGAGCTGCGTTTCTTCGCTCCCGAGCTGCCGGTGCTGCATTTTCCCGATTGGGAAACCCTGCCCTACGATCTGTTCTCGCCGCACCAGGACATCATCTCCCAGCGAATTTCCAGTCTGTATCGCTTGCCGGAGCTCGTCCATGGCGTTTTGGTAGTGCCCATCACCACTGCCCTACATCGCCTGGCGCCTACGCAGTTCCTGCTTGGCAGCAGCCTGGTACTGGACGTTGGTCAACGCCTCGACGTCGAACAGATGCGCACGCGGCTCGAAGCCAGCGGCTATAGATATGTCGACACCGTCTACGAACACGGCGAGTTCACCGTGCGTGGCGCGCTGATCGACCTGTTCCCGATGGGCAGCAAGCTGCCGTACCGTATCGATTTGTTCGATGACGAAATCGAGACCCTGCGCACCTTCGACCCGGAAACCCAGCGCTCGATCGACAAGGTCGAGTCGATTCGCCTGCTGCCGGCCCGGGAATTCCCGCTGCAAAAAGACGAAGTTACCCGGTTCAAGGCGCGTTTTCGCGAGCGCTTCGACGTCGATTTCCGCCGCAGCCCGATCTTCCAGGACCTCAGCAGCGGTATTACCCCCGCTGGTATCGAGTATTACCTGCCGCTGTTCTTCGAGAGCACCTCGACCCTGTTCGACTACCTGCCTCAAGACACCCAGGTGTTTTCGCTGCCGGGCATCGAGCAGGCCGCCGAGCAGTTCTGGAATGATGTGCGCAACCGTTATGAAGAGCGCCGCATCGACCCGATGCGCCCGCTACTGCCGCCCGCCGAGCTGTTTTTGCCGGTCGAGGACTGCTTCGCCCGGCTCAAGACCTGGCCGCGGGTGATCGCCAGCCAGGCCGAGGTCGAAGGCGCCCAGTCGTTCCCCGCCAGCGCCCTGCCGGACCTGGCGATCCAGGCCAAGGCGGCCAATCCGCTGGCGGCGCTGTCCGGGTATATCGAGCAGTTCCCCGGCCGCGTACTGTTCACTGCTGAATCAGCAGGTCGGCGCGAAGTCCTCCTTGAGTTGCTCGATCGCCTCAAACTCAAGCCGCAGACCGTCGATGGCTGGCACGAGTTCGTCAGCAGCAAGGCGCGCCTGGCGATCACCATCGCGCCGCTCGACGACGGCCTGCAGCTCAACGACCCAGCCCTGGCACTGATTGCCGAAAGCCCGTTGTTCGGTCAACGGGTGATGCAGCGTCGTCGCCGGGAAAAACGCAGCGACGGCAGCAACGACGCGGTCATCAAGAACCTCACAGAATTGCGCGAAGGCGCACCGGTGGTGCATATCGACCACGGTGTGGGCCGCTATCTGGGCCTGGCGACGCTGGAAATCGAAGGCCAGGCCGCCGAGTTTCTCACGCTGGAATACGCCGAGAGCGCCAAGCTTTACGTACCCGTGGCCAACCTGCACCTGATTGCCCGCTACACCGGCAGCGATGACGCCTTGGCGCCGCTGCACCGATTGGGCTCTGAAGCCTGGCAGAAAGCCAAGCGCAAAGCCGCCGAACAGGTACGCGACGTGGCCGCCGAGCTGCTCGACATCTATGCCCGGCGTGCCGCACGGGTGGGCTATGCCTTCGCCGACCCGGCGCTGGATTACGAGACGTTCAGCGCCGGCTTCCCGTTCGAGGAAACCCCAGATCAGCAGACCGCTATCGAGGCGGTGCGCGAAGACATGCTGGCCGCCAAGCCGATGGATCGCCTGGTGTGCGGCGACGTCGGCTTCGGCAAGACCGAAGTGGCCATGCGCGCCGCCTTTATTGCCGTGCACGGCGGCAAACAGGTGGCCATTCTGGTGCCCACCACCCTGCTCGCCCAACAGCACTACAACAGCTTCCGCGACCGCTTCGCCGATTGGCCGGTGCGCGTCGAGGTGATGAGCCGCTTCAAGTCGACCAAGGAGGTCAACGACGCGGTGGTCGAACTGGCCGAAGGCAAGATCGACATCGTCATCGGCACCCACAAGCTGCTGCAGGACGACGTCAAGATCAAGAACCTCGGCCTGGTGATCATCGACGAAGAACACCGTTTCGGCGTGCGGCAAAAGGAGCAAATGAAAAACCTGCGCAGCGAGGTCGACATTCTCACCCTCACTGCCACGCCGATTCCGCGCACGCTTAACATGGCCGTGTCGGGCATGCGCGACCTGTCGATCATCGCCACGCCGCCGGCGCGACGCCTGTCGGTACGCACTTTCGTCATGGAGCAGAACAAGAGCACGGTCAAAGAGGCCCTGCTGCGCGAATTGCTGCGTGGCGGCCAGGTGTACTACCTGCACAACGACGTCAAGACCATCGAGAAATGCGCCGCCGACCTGGTCGAACTGGTGCCTGAGGCCCGCATCGGCATCGGCCATGGGCAGATGCGCGAACGCGATCTCGAACAGGTGATGAGCGACTTCTATCACAAGCGCTTCAACGTGCTGATCGCCTCGACCATCATCGAGACCGGCATCGACGTCCCCAGCGCCAACACCATCATCATCGAGCGCGCCGACAAGTTCGGTCTGGCGCAATTGCACCAACTGCGCGGCCGCGTCGGGCGCAGTCACCACCAGGCCTATGCGTACCTGCTCACGCCACCCCGCCAGCAGATCACCGGTGACGCCGAGAAGCGCCTCGAAGCCATCGCCAACACCCAGGACCTGGGTGCCGGTTTCGTGCTGGCCACCAACGACCTCGAGATCCGCGGCGCCGGCGAGTTGCTGGGCGAAGGCCAGAGCGGGCAGATCCAGGCGGTGGGCTTCACCCTTTATATGGAAATGCTCGAACGCGCGGTCAAGGCCATTCGCAAAGGCGAACAGCCGAATCTCGATCAGCCGCTGGGCGGCGGTCCGGAGGTCAACCTGCGGGTACCGGCGTTGATTCCCGACGACTACCTGCCTGACGTGCATACGCGCCTGATCCTCTACAAGCGCATCGCCTCGGCGGCCGACGAAGAAGGCCTCAAGGACCTGCAAGTGGAGATGATCGACCGCTTCGGCCTGCTGCCCGAGCCGACCAAGAATTTAGTACGCATCACCCTGCTCAAGCTGCAGGCAGAAAAACTCGGCATCAAGAAAATCGACGGCGGCCCGCAAGGCGGCCGCCTGGAGTTCGCGGCCGAAACGCCGGTCGATCCGCTGACCCTGATCAAGCTGATCCAGAGCCAGCCCAAGCGCTACAAGTTCGAAGGCGCCACGTTGTTCAAGTTCATAGTGCCCATGGAGCGCCCGGAGGAGCGCTTCAATGTGGTCGAAGCGCTGCTCGAACGCCTGACACCGGCCTCATCATGA